A part of Eschrichtius robustus isolate mEscRob2 chromosome 20, mEscRob2.pri, whole genome shotgun sequence genomic DNA contains:
- the SAT2 gene encoding thialysine N-epsilon-acetyltransferase isoform X2, with protein sequence MASVLIREAKEGDCGNILRLIRELAEYEKLSDQVKISEEALRADGFGENPFYHCLVAEILPVPGEPQGPCVVGYGLYYFIYSTWKGRNIYLEDIYVKPEYRGQGIGSKIIKKVAEVALDKGCSQFRLAVLDWNKGAMDLYKALGAQDLTEAEASSSPPAQAVLRDCLH encoded by the exons ATGGCTTCCGTGCTGATCCGAGaagccaaggagggagactgtggAAATATCCTGAGGCTGATTCGG GAACTCGCTGAGTACGAGAAACTCTCAGACCAGGTGAAGATCAGTGAAGAAG CCCTGAGAGCAGATGGCTTTGGAGAGAATCCTTTCTATCACTGTTTGGTAGCAGAGATTCTTCCTGTCCCCGGGGAGCCACAGG ggCCCTGTGTGGTGGGCTATGGGCTATACTACTTCATCTACAGCACATGGAAGGGACGAAACATTTATCTGGAAGACATCTACGTGAAGCCAGAGTATCGGG GTCAGGGGATTGGCTCCAAAATAATCAAAAAAGTGGCTGAG GTGGCCCTGGATAAGGGCTGCTCCCAGTTCCGCCTGGCAGTCCTAGACTGGAACAAGGGGGCTATGGACTTGTATAAGGCCCTAGGAGCCCAAGATCTGACGGAAGCTGAAG CTTCTTCATCCCCACCAGCTCAAGCAGTCCTCAGAGACTGTCTCCACTGA
- the SAT2 gene encoding thialysine N-epsilon-acetyltransferase isoform X3 has protein sequence MASVLIREAKEGDCGNILRLIRELAEYEKLSDQVKISEEGPCVVGYGLYYFIYSTWKGRNIYLEDIYVKPEYRGQGIGSKIIKKVAEVALDKGCSQFRLAVLDWNKGAMDLYKALGAQDLTEAEGWHCFRFEGEAMRELAGK, from the exons ATGGCTTCCGTGCTGATCCGAGaagccaaggagggagactgtggAAATATCCTGAGGCTGATTCGG GAACTCGCTGAGTACGAGAAACTCTCAGACCAGGTGAAGATCAGTGAAGAAG ggCCCTGTGTGGTGGGCTATGGGCTATACTACTTCATCTACAGCACATGGAAGGGACGAAACATTTATCTGGAAGACATCTACGTGAAGCCAGAGTATCGGG GTCAGGGGATTGGCTCCAAAATAATCAAAAAAGTGGCTGAG GTGGCCCTGGATAAGGGCTGCTCCCAGTTCCGCCTGGCAGTCCTAGACTGGAACAAGGGGGCTATGGACTTGTATAAGGCCCTAGGAGCCCAAGATCTGACGGAAGCTGAAGGTTGGCACTGCTTTCGCTTTGAAGGAGAGGCGATGAGGGAGTTGGCAGGAAAGTGA
- the SAT2 gene encoding thialysine N-epsilon-acetyltransferase isoform X1: MASVLIREAKEGDCGNILRLIRELAEYEKLSDQVKISEEALRADGFGENPFYHCLVAEILPVPGEPQGPCVVGYGLYYFIYSTWKGRNIYLEDIYVKPEYRGQGIGSKIIKKVAEVALDKGCSQFRLAVLDWNKGAMDLYKALGAQDLTEAEGWHCFRFEGEAMRELAGK; this comes from the exons ATGGCTTCCGTGCTGATCCGAGaagccaaggagggagactgtggAAATATCCTGAGGCTGATTCGG GAACTCGCTGAGTACGAGAAACTCTCAGACCAGGTGAAGATCAGTGAAGAAG CCCTGAGAGCAGATGGCTTTGGAGAGAATCCTTTCTATCACTGTTTGGTAGCAGAGATTCTTCCTGTCCCCGGGGAGCCACAGG ggCCCTGTGTGGTGGGCTATGGGCTATACTACTTCATCTACAGCACATGGAAGGGACGAAACATTTATCTGGAAGACATCTACGTGAAGCCAGAGTATCGGG GTCAGGGGATTGGCTCCAAAATAATCAAAAAAGTGGCTGAG GTGGCCCTGGATAAGGGCTGCTCCCAGTTCCGCCTGGCAGTCCTAGACTGGAACAAGGGGGCTATGGACTTGTATAAGGCCCTAGGAGCCCAAGATCTGACGGAAGCTGAAGGTTGGCACTGCTTTCGCTTTGAAGGAGAGGCGATGAGGGAGTTGGCAGGAAAGTGA